The genomic window ctccaattaggttcaattcccaGAAAATGGTGGATGGGAATAAGCAGCAGAAATTGCCTGGATCACCTAAAACACCAGAAGGGGTAGACTACGATAATGAATCGAGGCTCGAATCTCTTCCTATGGACCTACTGGTATGCAATAATAAAGTTTTGATTGGTCTCTTGTTTCGTATTGTAGTTCTCAATTATTTTGTTGTcctttatttctatttttatttgcatttttatttgaaatctgATGTGAATAGTGGATTGTCTTCTGGTTTCAAGGTTCAAATCATATGCCACTTGCATCATGATCATTTAAAAGCTGTTTTCCATGTTTCTCAGCGAATACGGGCAGCTGTAAGTGTTGTCTTTTGCTTCTTTATCAGTTTAGATCTAGAAATAGAGGATACAAGGATTTCTCCTTTTTGTTGCATTAAATTGTTGTAACATTTATCCTTTTTCAGGATCTCTTATTAATTTGTTCTAGTTTACCCTGTAAGTACTCTGTACAACTGTTTTGTTCAAGCTAAAACTACCCTATAGCCTTTTATGCACATTTTTTCTATTGAATACATATACGATTTATAACTTGCAAAACATGAATCTTTAAAGTCTTTCCTGttttttgtgagaaatatttATGGTCTATTACTGTTGATGATAATCGAAAGCTGTACTTGTCTATGTACCTCTTTTATTCCAACCTTCTTGCAAAATGCCCCGTACTACCTAATCGAACTATGCGAGTTTGGTTACTTTTCTATATCTACACCATGTTGTACAACTAATTGCTTTCTGGCTTACCGAAAAAAGAGAAATGTTGGATTTATTAATTGAATAGTTAATTGCCAAAATTTTACGGCTAGCCTTGGCATTGCCTCTTCTAGAAGCATCAAGCATGCTTGGATACTTCTTGTCTTTGTGCCATCAATTAGATCcacaattattttaattatttgatctattaaacaaaaaaaaaaaaaaaaaaggaaaagatttgCCTTCAACTTCTTTCCGGCATGGGGTAATTAACAATGATTCATTTATGGTATTATTAGTGTCACTCCTACCATTTTCCCTCCAGAAAAATGTAACCACGATAACACTAAGAAAAGAAACATATGTAAACCCACTTTTTTGATGGATATCAACTATTCTACCTTGCAATTATTTCCCCTCATCAGCTtaagctgcaagcagccttcttAAATTCTTAATATCATCCTTATTTTCTCGGTCTTCTACTTGTTTCCTGACTTTTCACTAAATACTTTAGTTCTTCAGAAAATGTGTTCTCCATTCCTTGCTGAGGCTAGTTAATCAGCATATACTCATGACTTTGGTATTCCTAAAATCGAATCGAAGTTTACAGGTTTTTTGGGTGCAACTATAATGATTATGAGCTCATGATTTTATCTGGTTTATTTTGTCTTTAGAATGCAAACATTAACTATTGGAATTCAATCCAGGTCCTTCAGGCCAGGCAACTTCATTTCAATTACACGACTCCAGACAGGTCTAGACAAGAAATGCTCAGTGCAATGACACCTCTTCCAACAGAGCATTGGCCTTTTGTAAGGTATCACACATGAAAGATGCATCAAGAACTTTGTTGCTTCACTTGATTCTTTCTAACATTGtttttgttataaaaattatCTAGCAAGGGAGATGGGAATGCTATCCAGGGATCGACTCCACACACTCCAAAAGCTCCAAGGCATGGGCCTCGTCCTCCTCGTCTTCGCATGATGGACATGAAACAGATTGCAGCTGTTCTTTTTCAGGAGTCTGTGTTACCTTCAAGGCGCATGGTGCCACCAGGTTTGCCGAGGCCTGCATTCAAGCCTGTGGCTTCTAGTAGAGTTCTATTTTGCGAGGACGAGCTATGCCAAGCAGTAGCACAGAATAAGCTTCGTTGAAAAGTCTAGCAACTCTCTTGGCCATCTCTTCTTCTTATATAGGTGTctttttctcctttcataatgTTCATAGCGGTAGCGTATGCAGGTTTCTATCTTGCAAATGCTGGATTAGGTCTTAGTGAAAGTTCCTACTTAGAAGGGGCTGGGACATGGAAATTATCAGCTTATAACGTGCTTGGTCATAAATCTTTAAAGTTTTAGGCAAGCTCTTTGTATAGTTCTATATGCATATAGATTTTTCCTCCTTGGGTATTTTTCCTAAATATGTatcctatattttattttttaatacctAAATTTCATATAATATATGAAGTGTTTTACTTTGATCTTTTGACATCATGATCCTACCTTCTATAGTCATCATATTTCGTCAATGCATCAGTCGGTCAATAGCCTGATGCAATGCCTATCATTTTTTGGCATTCACAAGCCTTCCTGTTTCATGCAAGCATTCTCATAGCCCCGAAAGATTATGACCTAGCTTTTGGCAATCCAATGCCAGTTTTCTTGCAATGCCCGTGTCGGAGTATTGAGATCATTTTATCTAGACTTTCCATCTGTCTAAGATCTTTGACTAGCACTAAAGCTATTCCTGCTTAGCATGCTATTGGAATTGTTCTTCATTTGTTATTCTATAATGTTCTCGAATAATTTCATTTTgtttttgaaattgaaattctacCAAAGGTTTTTCTTTACTCTTTGGTTAGTTACTCAATGAATTGTCAGCTCTTTTGACCATGATCTCCATTTTACCTAGATTTTAGCCATATGAGAGGTTAGagttgcatgaaaattattatgTTATAACAGCTGGCTTCTTCTATTTCCTTTGTCGTTTTCCTCCCCTCC from Elaeis guineensis isolate ETL-2024a chromosome 4, EG11, whole genome shotgun sequence includes these protein-coding regions:
- the LOC105044033 gene encoding F-box protein At4g35930 isoform X1, which translates into the protein MSPKRMAFKQKKRVKNACNKYLKPRVLAQLGDGRTTTRSCADIGKKWVVLDSEKAKLDTLHHKEVTLPSDTPVASPIRFNSQKMVDGNKQQKLPGSPKTPEGVDYDNESRLESLPMDLLVQIICHLHHDHLKAVFHVSQRIRAAVLQARQLHFNYTTPDRSRQEMLSAMTPLPTEHWPFVSKGDGNAIQGSTPHTPKAPRHGPRPPRLRMMDMKQIAAVLFQESVLPSRRMVPPGLPRPAFKPVASSRVLFCEDELCQAVAQNKLR
- the LOC105044033 gene encoding F-box protein At4g35930 isoform X2 — translated: MSPKRMAFKQKKRVKNACNKYLKPRVLAQLGDGRTTTRSCADIGKKWVVLDSEKAKLDTLHHKEVTLPSDTPVASPIRFNSQKMVDGNKQQKLPGSPKTPEGVDYDNESRLESLPMDLLVLQARQLHFNYTTPDRSRQEMLSAMTPLPTEHWPFVSKGDGNAIQGSTPHTPKAPRHGPRPPRLRMMDMKQIAAVLFQESVLPSRRMVPPGLPRPAFKPVASSRVLFCEDELCQAVAQNKLR